A DNA window from Ahaetulla prasina isolate Xishuangbanna chromosome 7, ASM2864084v1, whole genome shotgun sequence contains the following coding sequences:
- the YEATS4 gene encoding YEATS domain-containing protein 4, which translates to MFKRMAEFGPDSGGRVKGVTIVKPIVYGNVARYFGKKREEDGHTHQWTVYVKPYRNEDMSAYVKKIQFKLHESYGNPLRVVTKPPYEITETGWGEFEIIIKIFFIDPNERPVTLYHLLKLFQSDTNAILGKKTVVSEFYDEMIFQDPTAMMQQLLTTSRQLTLGAYKHETEFASVEVKTREKLEAAKKKTSFEIAELKERLKASRETINCLKNEIRKLEDDDQTKDI; encoded by the exons ATGTTCAAAAGAATGGCTGAGTTCGGGCCTGACTCTGGTGGGAGAGTGAAG ggtGTAACTATTGTAAAACCCATTGTTTATGGTAATGTTGCCCGCTATTTTGGCAAGAAACGAGAAGAAGATGGGCATACACATCAGTGGACAGTTTATGTTAAGCCCTACAGAAATGAG GATATGTCTGCTTATGTAAAGAAAATCCAGTTCAAGTTACATGAAAGCTATGGTAACCCACTGAGAG tGGTAACTAAACCACCATATGAGATCACTGAAACAGGTTGGGGTGAATTTGAAATCATCATTAAGATATTTTTTATTGATCCTAATGAAAGGCCG GTGACTCTGTATCATTTGCTGAAGCTGTTTCAGTCTGATACAAATGCCATTTTGGGAAAGAAAACTGTTGTTTCTGAATTTTATGATGAGATG ATTTTTCAGGATCCTACTGCTATGATGCAGCAACTGCTAACTACATCTCGTCAGTTAACACTTGGTGCTTATAAGCATGAAACAGAAT TTGCCAGTGTAGAAGTAAAAACTCGAGAGAAGTTGGAAGCTGCTAAGAAGAAGACCAGCTTTGAGATTGCAGAACTTAAAGAAAGATTAAAAGCAAGCCGTGAAACTATCAACTgtctaaaaaatgaaataaggaaGCTTGAGGATGATGATCAAACTAAAGATATATAA